CCGGTATCACCGACCGCATATTTCTTCGCCGTGTTTTTCGATATACCTAATTCCTTGCCAATTGAATACGGGGATTGACCCGCCAGAGCCTTTTGCCTTATCATTAATATCAGCCCACTCCTGGGACTACGCGGCTGGCCGCACGCTGCAAGTACGTACGGTGCAGACTTAAAAGATAGCGATAGTGTAAATTACCGCATTGCAGTAGAATATAAATAGCAGCAACAAAATACTTTATATTTTATGGAGGTGTCCATATGCTACACAAAGCTAATTTAAGTGAGATAGATGAAATTATAGAATTAAAACTTAGTATGTTCCGTGAAAGCGGACATATGGATTTGTTGGCAGATGACGCAAAGCAAAGAATTCGGCAAAAATACATACAGCTTTATCAAAATGACGAAGCAGCACATTTCCTTATTAAAGATAGCGGCAAGATTATAGCTTGTTGTGGTGGTTTTATTAAGTCAGATATTCCCTATTCCTTTTATAAGCAGTCCTATTACGGCTTTATCGGGGATGTGTATACAATACCCCAGGAACGCACTAGAGGCTTAGCGACAGATTTAACAAAAGCAACGATTGCTTGGCTCAAAAGCAAAGGTGTTTGGACAATACGGCTGCTGGCCTCTGAGCAAGGTAAACCAATCTATCAAAAGATGGGATTTGTTAACACCGACGAAATGGCGTTAGCCTTGGAATAAACCGGCATCATCTAAAGCAGCCAAATTCAGTTTTCCTGCGGGTGCATAGAGAATCCACAGGAAACAAACAGTCTTTACCTTGATCGGATAGAAAAACATTTTGCGAAGGTAGGTATCTAATATATGGAACTAACCAATATCTATTTGTTTGTTTTGGTATCTTTCCTTTTGATTTTAACACCTGGGCCAACTACGATATACATCATTACGAAAGGAATGACGGAGGGACGCAAAGCAGCATGTAAGGCGGTATTGGGAGTATCAATCGGAGATATGTTTCAGGTGTTGGCGGCTTCTTTAGGGTTAGCAGCTTTGTTACAAGCATCAGCTTTGGCATTTTTTATCATAAAGCTGCTTGGGGCCAGCTATTTGTTCTATGTTGGAATAAGGTGTTTGCTAAATAGACAGAAGATGTCTGTAGAGACCTCTAAGGTGCAATCCACAGGCAAAAACTTATTTATCACCGGTTTTTTAACCTCTGCATTAAACCCGAAGACTACACTTTTTTTTCTCAGCTTTTTGCCTCAATTTATTGATAACAAAAGCACCTATGCTCATTATCAGATGCTTTTGTTTGGGGTAGTGTTTGTTATTGTGGGGTTTATCGTATTGAATATCTACGCTGTAGCGTCAGCGAAACTACGTTCTTGGATGGAGAGAAATGGAAAAATTCAGGAATATTTTAATTGGGTAACCGGGTTAATCTTTGTCGGTTTGGGATTGCGTCTTGCATTTTCGGAACGGAAATAGCACGCCTTACCATAGGCCTGCAGTTATTAAAGAAAGGGGCCCCGGCAGGGCGCTCCGGCCGGACCGGCCGCCGGGAACGAAAAACCAAGCACGCAGCCCGGAGAACGGCGGCGACCAAACCGCTCCACCGGGTCACCTGCGGCCACTCGCCTGGTCAAGTTTCTGGTTAACCTAATAATACGAAGCGGCCGGGCAAGTCAATAAGTTAATAAGGTAAGATTGTTGATGGGGCCGTCGCAGTAAGGAAGCCTAACATTTTTCATGGGCGCTTAAAACTTATGCAACAGTTGCACCAGGTCTGCTAATAAGCCGGTGAAGTAACACAGTAAGAATTTACTCAGCCTTTTACTTAGCAATCAATCTTGCTGCCCAGTTGAATAACAGCGCCGAAAAACGGTCGAAATCGGTTGGCGTTAAATCCGCTTGTTGTTTAAGCAAGATGCCTGTCTGCACAATTTGC
This is a stretch of genomic DNA from Dendrosporobacter quercicolus. It encodes these proteins:
- a CDS encoding GNAT family N-acetyltransferase; its protein translation is MLHKANLSEIDEIIELKLSMFRESGHMDLLADDAKQRIRQKYIQLYQNDEAAHFLIKDSGKIIACCGGFIKSDIPYSFYKQSYYGFIGDVYTIPQERTRGLATDLTKATIAWLKSKGVWTIRLLASEQGKPIYQKMGFVNTDEMALALE
- a CDS encoding LysE family translocator, translated to MELTNIYLFVLVSFLLILTPGPTTIYIITKGMTEGRKAACKAVLGVSIGDMFQVLAASLGLAALLQASALAFFIIKLLGASYLFYVGIRCLLNRQKMSVETSKVQSTGKNLFITGFLTSALNPKTTLFFLSFLPQFIDNKSTYAHYQMLLFGVVFVIVGFIVLNIYAVASAKLRSWMERNGKIQEYFNWVTGLIFVGLGLRLAFSERK